One Candidatus Nitrososphaera evergladensis SR1 genomic window, GATCCGGCGATTTAGGTTCCTAGGACTCAAGAGCAGCACGATGGTTCTGTCAGCCATAGGTATGGAATCTGTGACCCTTGAAATCACATGCAAGGCTGGCTGAATTATTATTGAATTAGCCATCATAGAAATATGTCCCATAATCAAGTGGGGATGGGGGTACAAAATGCAGCTGCATTACCAACAGCAGAACTCAAGATGAATAATTTTTTTTAAAAAGGTTAGAAAAAAGAAAAAGAGAAGGTGCCCACCCCTCATCATCTGTTTGACGTTTGTGGGCTTTATTGTCTGCGCGATCGCTCTAGGTCGTTACCTCGTTCTTAACTAGTCATGTTTCCGCCAGTCTGGTTTCCGCCGGTCATGTTTCCACCTGGAGCTGGAGGTGCTGGAGGCGGTGCTTGGTCTGGATTTCCTTCAAATGCTGTTGAGGTTGTGTTTCCGCCAGTCTGGTTTCCACCCGGCATTGTCGCGTTTTGAGCAAAAGCAACCGGTGTTGCTATCGCCAGTGATACGACGACAAAGCCTGCAGCTAGCAACGCAAAGGTGAATGCCTTTTTGTTTCCTGTTAGACTTGACATCGCTGAAATATTCAACAATACTGATTATAAAGGCTTGAGCAAAAATGATAGGTATCGAGATTATGAGGAACATTTAGGGCAAAATTTGTAAATCATTATTTTGACTGTAATATGTCTGGAAGCTTTTCCGGCCTTATTTTTCCATTTGATGCAACTTTGTGTATGTTTTTTGCAATCCTGCGCAACTATGGAGATTCGGCACGAGAAAAATGAACGCAAACAGTTTGAAAAAAAGAGAGAGAAATAAAAAAGGGGGGAAAGATTAAAACCGCGTCAAAAAACGCCTCCGATCCCAAGATCGCCCATGGGCGTGCCTTCCGAAGTGGTAAGTATGCTTCCTGTTCTTGGGTCCACAACTACCTGAAAGAGCATTCCATCGTTTACATTGACCACGGTGATATTGTACACTGGATTGCCCTGCATCACCTCAAAGCTGCCTGCAATTGCTGCGCCGTTGGCAAATTGCCCTTCTGCAGTGCTGGCAGCGTCCACAAGCGTCGCAGTCAAGTTTCCGGCATTTGACAAATTCTCTCCTACTTGACCGATTGTGCTTAGAGGTCTTGCTTCAGAAGTACCAAGTACCCTTCCATTGCTTGGATCGATGAACACGCTGTAGACAGTGCTATTGTCCAAGTTGGCTACTGTGGTGTTGTAAACTAGAAAGCTCTGCACTACATCAAGATGACCCGAGACTACGGTTCCGTTGGCGACCTGATTCTCTGCCGTATCTGATGCATCGACAAACGTTGCGTTCAGGTTTTCATTCAAGAAATCCTTTGCTGCCTGCTTGGCGTTTATAGTGCCGTTTGTCTGAAGAGAAAATGATGATGTTTGCTGCGTGGCATTACCTTCTGTCGGATTGACTGGAACTTGTGCAGAAGCAGAAGGCATAGTTACTACTACTGCTGCCAATGATGCAACTGCAAAGCCAATAGCCGACAACAGAGCGGGAATAAACAACCTCTTCTTTTCGTTTCCTGTTAGGCCTGACATTACTACATTCTTGTAGCTATGATTTTAAAGAATTGAGAAAAAATAGTAGTTAAGAAAATTACTGAAAACTCTGCTAGAATCTACCGGTTGCTTTGCCGTATTGTTATTATCTGTTATTGCTACTATTGTTGTTATTATTATTTGCAGGTTCGTCCTCGTCAAATTTCTTGTCAATTTCCTCTTGGAGCTTTTTGTACCTGTCGTATTTCTTGGTCCACTTGGAAAGCACAAGCCACTGCCTTATGCCAATTCCAAGCCACACTATGGACACTATCCATGGAAGCTGCCTGAGAAATACCCTTTCCTGGTGTATCTCACGAAATCCTCCCGGGCCCGGCATGAAAGGCTCTGTAAGGGCGTTTACAATCAGAAACGTCAAAGGCGGCACTATCATCCCTGTCAGGACCATGACGATGAACAGCCGCTTTGTCCTGTTGAGCTCAAAAATTATGCCGTCTATTATCTTGAAGAGGTTCTCGCTCTTGTGGCTTTTACCTTCGTCACTAGACAATTCCCGGATTGCCCTCCTCAATTGATGTGCAAACAGAAAACTTTTCTTCAATCATTTGTTGTGGTATCGCCCCTTGGAAACAGTTCTTCGTACGGCTCTAGGACCGCCCTGAGTATCTCCTTTCCTTTTTCAGAGACGCTGTATTTTATTATCATCTTGCTCCCCCACGGCTCTTCTTTTCTGTTTATCATGCCCTTGTTGACCATCTCGTCAAGTATTTCCCTGTGCTTTGCGTTGTTGAGGCCACAGTAGCTCATGAGTTTACTCTGGTTCAACTCTCCATGCTCGTACAGCTTGAGTATGATGTCCTTCCTGATGTAGATCCTTTCTCGATATTCATGCACCAATTCAACTCATGCAGTAATTGCCTATTCTCTTCATTCTGCCTTGTTTGCTCTCTATATAAATAAGTGATCATGCTTTCTGTTTCTTCTCTCAGAAGCGAGATGACGACAATAGCGCAATTCATGGATCAAAAAATGTCTTTCTTGCATCCTAAAAAGTACAAAGGTAACTATGTTACTTGTCATTTGTAAACAACGCTTATTACAAAACTTTCTTACATTTTTCTTCTGGGTATGGCAATGGCTACAAAAAGAGTATTGTATTATGCTGCAGCCGCTGCCACTGCAGTAGGGGGCATCCTTCACCTCATTCTTGCTCCAAACATGCTTGGGTTCAACATTAACACGGGCCTATTTTTCCTCATAGGCGGGATTGCCCAGCTCTTCTGGGTCGTGCCGATGGTGAAAAGGTGGGGCAGACCGTGGTACGCAATAGGCATTGGCGGCACCGCGGTCTTGGTGGCGGTGTACTTTATCACGAGAATGCCGGGAAACCCGATCACCGGCAGGGGAGGCGGCGTGAATTCGATGGCAATTGCAGTCGAGGTCGCGCAGCTGGTGTTCATCGGCCTGTGCATTGCGATTCTTGCAATGGCCGGGAAAAAGAAAGAAGAAGAGGAAGAAGAGGTCAACAAAAATGACAAAGCCGGAATCTGACAAAGCGCAAGACATCACAGCAGTCCAGACTAACGATATAGCGCTGGAAGCAAGGGACCTGTACAAAGTGTTTGACTCGGCCGCCGGCAAAGTGGTAGCCCTCAAGCACGCGACGTTTACAGTGCACAAAGGCGAGTTTGTGGCCATAGTCGGGCCTTCCGGAAGCGGCAAGTCCACTCTGCTCAACCTGCTCGGAGCCCTTGACAGGCCCACTTCGGGCAAGGTGATTATAAACGGAGTAGACATTTTTTCGCTTGATGATCAGGAAATAGCTACGATGAGGAACAAGCTCATCGGCTTTATCTTCCAGTCGTACAACCTGATAAACAGGACAACGGTCCTCAGAAACGTCGAGCTTCCCGCAATCGTGATGGAGATAGACAAGGAAGAAAGGCGCAACAGGGCGCTAAAAGTGCTTGAAGTGCTGGGAATAAAGGACAAGGCAAACTTCAAGCCAACGAACCTGAGTGGCGGCCAGCAGCAGCGAGTCGCCATTGCAAGATCGCTTATGAACAACCCTGCAATACTGCTTGCGGACGAGCCGACAGGAAACCTTGACACCAAGACTGGAAACGAGGTTTTTGCACTCTTGAAGATGTTGTCGCACAAGTTCCGCATGACCATAGTCATGGTGACGCACAACCCCGAGCTGGCAGCGGCAACTGACCGGGCCATCTACGTCAGGGACGGCGGCATTGAAAAGGAGGTTCGAAACCTATGATGTCATCCTATACTGGCAAGAGGAACACTGGCGCGCAGATCCTGTCGATTTTATTGATCGGAACTCTGCTCTTTTCCCTTTCATCCGCTCTGAAAAACGCAAGCGCGGAGGGTGATCTGCCGCAACCATCCGAGAGGCAGATCATCGACGGTTCAGTGAGCGGCCCCGCATTTCTAAACGCGTACTGGACCGACCGTAGCGCAAGCACCTCGACCGCGGATGTCAGAAAGGAAGTCGGGCCAGGAGATGGCGCATCGACTCTGGCCGTGGTAATGGTGAACAGGGGATTCTCTGCAATCACAGGCATTACCGGTTCGCTCACCCTGCCGCAGGGGTTCTCGTCCAACGGGCGGGCTTCTTCTAGCGACACTGCCGTTGCCACCGTTGACAGCGTGGTAGACGCAGGCCAGACGTTTATCCTGTACTTTGACCTTGACGTCTCTGACAGCACCCGCGTTGGGACGTACAACACGGCGCTAAAGGTGGAATACCAGAGGTTGTATGAAACCGGGAGCCCGCGGACCAGCGAGGACACAATCCCATTCAGGTTGACGGGTAAGGTCATCCTTGACCCAGTCGCAGTAACCCATAACCTGGTCCCAGGCGTGTCAAACAACGTCGACATTGCGATAAGGAACACGGGCAGCGCGCCTGCGACCGGCGTGATAGTATCAATGACCGGCATCAGCATAAACGGCGGGTCGACAAGCACCATTGAAAGCTCCTCGGGATCAACAATCCGGCCGCAGATAACCAACTTTGGGACAAACACCTTTACCATCGGCACCATACCGGCAAGATCAAACGCCACGTTTACCACCGCTCTCTTTCCCAACATATCTGCAGGCGGAAACACTGCTGGCATACAATTGCAAATCACGTACAACGACGCTACAGGCAGTGCCAAGACCCTGACCCCTGCGGTAGGCGTCATCGTGCTGCAAAATGCGCCTTCTATCATTGCCGTGAGGGCTTCGTCAGGAGAGAACCAGACTGATAACCGCATAGTTGCCGGCAAGGCAGACAACTTTGTCCTTGAAATCGCAAACAAGGGCACCAGCCTGATAACAAATGCGGTCGTGACCATGCAGTCATCATCGACTTCGTTGAACATACTTGGCGATTCAAAGTGGGCTGTAGATCAAATCGAACCTGGCTCGCAGGCCAAGCTTGAAACTCAGGTGTTTGCATCAACCTCGCTTATCGGCAACCCTGCAACGTTTGACGTAACGATTGACTATATTCTGGACGGGTCGCCCAAGACGGAAAAGTACGTCCTTGGGACATATGTTGACGGCGAAATATCGCTCCGCATCTATGATTTGTCAATTAACTACGTCGGAGCAACGCCTACCCTCGTCGGCAACATACTCAATGAGGGCAACACTGCGGCATTTTTCACAACCATCGAGCTGGTGCAAACACCTGGACAAAACCAGCTTGCCACGCGGGGCAACTTTACCGGCGCCGGCGAGTTCAATCCGCAACAACAACCGCAGCAGAACAACAACTCGCCAGGCGGCAACGGGCAATCCAATCCACTCGGTTCCCTGTTCCCACAACAACAGAACAATGCCGCGAACAATAACAATGGCAACGGCAATGGGGGCGGACAATTCCGCAGAAACAACAACAACACTGCCTTTGCTCCTCCTGCCCCGCAGTACCTCGGCGACCTGACTGCAAACTCACCACTTCCATTCAGCATACCGCTGAACATCCAGCGCGCTGAACCTGGCACTTTGTATCCAGTAACTGTCAAGATTACCTACAAGGATAACCTGAGGAACTCCCACGAGTTTGTGACCAGCGGAAACGCCGTTGTCGCATCGCAGCAGCAGGTGGCGAACATAACTCTTGGCGGGCGGACCCAGAACCCTGTCGGAGGTCCATTATTCATGCTGATAATAGTAGGTGCCGCGATTGGCGCAGCTACAGCCGCCTTCTTTGTCATCAGGAAAAAGCGTGCAAAAAACAAGAAGAAGCTAAACACCCCGGGAAACGGTCCTGACAAGCGAAAGAACATCGAAGACATACTTGAAAACCCTGCCGCCACTGACGTAGCAAAGACGAAGGATGATCCGTCAACAACAACAAAGTGATGCGCAGTGAAAATAGACGACATCTACTATCTCTCCTTTGAAGCTCTCCGGGACAGAAAGGTCCGCTCTGCCCTGACTATACTGATGGTAGTCGTCGGAAGCTCCCTCATGGTCGCACTCAATGGACTTACTGCAGGATTTGGAGTATTTATCGAAAAGCAATTCAGCAACCTGGCAAGCAATGTCCTCACCCTGACCAACTCCGGCGGAGGCGGCAATTTTGGTGGCGGCGGTGGCGGAGGAGGCGTTGTCATTTCTGCCGGCGGCCAGCCGCAATCATCCGGCACCATAGTCAACTTTAACGCCGCAGTCGTCACAAAGGTAAAGACGCTCCCGCTTGTAAACGACGTTATACCGACGTACCAGGGACGCGTAACTCTAGAGTCGCAGGGCAAGTCGAGGGGCGTTTCTGTGTTTGCCATAGCTCCTGAGAAACTGACGACCATTGCGCCTACGATACAATACAAAGAGGGCGCTGAACTGAAGGCAAACGACCCCACGGGGATGGTCGTGGCAGACCTAATCGCCAACCCTGAAGGCCAGCCGACCCCCTTTCTCGTAGTCGGCCAGACAGTCAAGGCGTCGTACTCATTTACTGATCCGTATACAGGCGAGGACAAGCAAGAGTCAAGGTCGTTCATAATAAGAGGCATAATGGCCCAGACGGGAAACCCGAACATCGACAGGGCCATCATAATAAGCCCTGAAATCGCAAACTCGCTCCTTCACAAGAACGGGAGGTATGACTCGCTCATGGTGGTCGTGCCGTCGCCGGACGATGTCAGCACGGTGCAGGATGAAATCCGCGTGATCTATGGCAACGGAGTCGGCATCAGCACCCCGCAGGCAGTGCTGCAGGCAAGGCAGCAGTTCACGTCCGGCTTTAGCTCCTTTATCCTTGCCATAGCTCTTGTCGCGCTGGTCGTAGGCGCAGTCGGCATCGTGACTACGCTCTACACTTCAGTGACAGAGAGGATCCGCGAAATCGGCACGATAAAGGCAATCGGAGCCCTCAACAAGGACATACTCTTGATTTTCATAAGCGA contains:
- a CDS encoding ABC transporter permease, which codes for MKIDDIYYLSFEALRDRKVRSALTILMVVVGSSLMVALNGLTAGFGVFIEKQFSNLASNVLTLTNSGGGGNFGGGGGGGGVVISAGGQPQSSGTIVNFNAAVVTKVKTLPLVNDVIPTYQGRVTLESQGKSRGVSVFAIAPEKLTTIAPTIQYKEGAELKANDPTGMVVADLIANPEGQPTPFLVVGQTVKASYSFTDPYTGEDKQESRSFIIRGIMAQTGNPNIDRAIIISPEIANSLLHKNGRYDSLMVVVPSPDDVSTVQDEIRVIYGNGVGISTPQAVLQARQQFTSGFSSFILAIALVALVVGAVGIVTTLYTSVTERIREIGTIKAIGALNKDILLIFISEASIIGVMGATLGLVFGIATGSLLTGAFSFGPRPGGGQDISPVYLPTDLLYVWGLSVGLSLLAGIYPAWKASRLEPIVALRRD
- a CDS encoding ABC transporter ATP-binding protein, encoding MTKPESDKAQDITAVQTNDIALEARDLYKVFDSAAGKVVALKHATFTVHKGEFVAIVGPSGSGKSTLLNLLGALDRPTSGKVIINGVDIFSLDDQEIATMRNKLIGFIFQSYNLINRTTVLRNVELPAIVMEIDKEERRNRALKVLEVLGIKDKANFKPTNLSGGQQQRVAIARSLMNNPAILLADEPTGNLDTKTGNEVFALLKMLSHKFRMTIVMVTHNPELAAATDRAIYVRDGGIEKEVRNL
- a CDS encoding DUF7475 family protein, yielding MATKRVLYYAAAAATAVGGILHLILAPNMLGFNINTGLFFLIGGIAQLFWVVPMVKRWGRPWYAIGIGGTAVLVAVYFITRMPGNPITGRGGGVNSMAIAVEVAQLVFIGLCIAILAMAGKKKEEEEEEVNKNDKAGI
- a CDS encoding PepSY domain-containing protein, giving the protein MSGLTGNEKKRLFIPALLSAIGFAVASLAAVVVTMPSASAQVPVNPTEGNATQQTSSFSLQTNGTINAKQAAKDFLNENLNATFVDASDTAENQVANGTVVSGHLDVVQSFLVYNTTVANLDNSTVYSVFIDPSNGRVLGTSEARPLSTIGQVGENLSNAGNLTATLVDAASTAEGQFANGAAIAGSFEVMQGNPVYNITVVNVNDGMLFQVVVDPRTGSILTTSEGTPMGDLGIGGVF
- a CDS encoding COG1361 S-layer family protein gives rise to the protein MMSSYTGKRNTGAQILSILLIGTLLFSLSSALKNASAEGDLPQPSERQIIDGSVSGPAFLNAYWTDRSASTSTADVRKEVGPGDGASTLAVVMVNRGFSAITGITGSLTLPQGFSSNGRASSSDTAVATVDSVVDAGQTFILYFDLDVSDSTRVGTYNTALKVEYQRLYETGSPRTSEDTIPFRLTGKVILDPVAVTHNLVPGVSNNVDIAIRNTGSAPATGVIVSMTGISINGGSTSTIESSSGSTIRPQITNFGTNTFTIGTIPARSNATFTTALFPNISAGGNTAGIQLQITYNDATGSAKTLTPAVGVIVLQNAPSIIAVRASSGENQTDNRIVAGKADNFVLEIANKGTSLITNAVVTMQSSSTSLNILGDSKWAVDQIEPGSQAKLETQVFASTSLIGNPATFDVTIDYILDGSPKTEKYVLGTYVDGEISLRIYDLSINYVGATPTLVGNILNEGNTAAFFTTIELVQTPGQNQLATRGNFTGAGEFNPQQQPQQNNNSPGGNGQSNPLGSLFPQQQNNAANNNNGNGNGGGQFRRNNNNTAFAPPAPQYLGDLTANSPLPFSIPLNIQRAEPGTLYPVTVKITYKDNLRNSHEFVTSGNAVVASQQQVANITLGGRTQNPVGGPLFMLIIVGAAIGAATAAFFVIRKKRAKNKKKLNTPGNGPDKRKNIEDILENPAATDVAKTKDDPSTTTK
- a CDS encoding winged helix-turn-helix domain-containing protein, whose protein sequence is MHEYRERIYIRKDIILKLYEHGELNQSKLMSYCGLNNAKHREILDEMVNKGMINRKEEPWGSKMIIKYSVSEKGKEILRAVLEPYEELFPRGDTTTND